A region from the Vespula pensylvanica isolate Volc-1 chromosome 9, ASM1446617v1, whole genome shotgun sequence genome encodes:
- the LOC122631858 gene encoding serine/threonine-protein kinase PLK1-like: protein MPALPSTIESRHVNDMTPPPMIASSPSSSTSSSASSSTSSPPAPRMTSPPNVTTPTCYLPESRLISRSIISTRYPEEIEEIARSNSGSTGSTGSSKSADARPRQNLSKSSASLRSLVRRKSRRQTGGGTTVIGGSSIIESNNDSRHSRHQGSEDGLHRRRESTGGEEETTMYTSGRSSARRASSVVKGTTVAGVVGGQDNNNIGQDASSSISNVVFVAPTVVSNANRFVRTTSSSLVRATSVPTTPGPSTSNSSSHWNNSSEQETDYVVDPVQGKAYYKGQFLGRGGFARVYLMTDVSDGNQYACKIIPKNRMQKIHMQKIAREIIIHKELNHVNVVQMHHYFEDNLNVYMLLEACPRKSLMHVLKYRGKVTEPEARYYMKQMVTGVAYIHSQKVVHRDLKPGNMFLSDRMIVKIGDFGLATRPDGQRRRVTICGTPNYIAPEVLYKQAYSYEADVWALGCILYALLVGQPPFDTATLKETYARICKNDYREVDDSIASRSGQNLINWLLQPDPELRPSSERVKEHPYLTKEYIPPSLPHTCCYQMPHATILEPASSSPSSVSTASRNQELGKAQAWQSLDHPDISPRSQQRATMPNTQQPAQNQQLLERSQKNIQKDSKVSNWLVRKLPKLPRFKQRLSSVLCPDHKKTSLLAQSVQMHRALESCVSEMKRNNLQQNPPGVEDIVPLFVTKWIDYSNKYGLGFQLSDKSVGVLFNDNTKISYTHDRRRVEYMTIDDEVTRYHRERDIPVPLQKKLELLHHFTQYMDEFLTEGGEIKKYRTTVKQSKNAYVPRMRRWLRTDKAIVMELTVPLLQVNFFVDHTKIIVSQETGKGYLITYIDTGRHVSSYWLNDLRDFGCTADLYERLYYVCKVTREFAELDNNTIA from the exons atgccaGCATTACCGAGTACGATCGAGTCGCGGCACGTCAACGACATGACGCCACCTCCGATGATTGCTTCCTCACCGTCTTCCTCAACATCCTCTTCAGCATCGTCCTCGACATCGTCACCACCGGCACCAAGAATGACAAGTCCTCCGAATGTTACTACGCCGACGTGTTATCTCCCGGAATCGAGATTGATCTCTAGATCAATTATTTCTACTAGATATCCAGAAGAAATTGAGGAAATCGCGAGAAGTAATTCAGGGTCGACAGGTAGCACTGGTAGCAGTAAGTCTGCCGATGCTAGACCAAGacaaaatctttcgaaaagcTCCGCTTCTTTGCGGAGTctcgttcgaagaaagagTCGACGGCAAACTGGTGGTGGTACTACCGTAATTGGGGGATCTTCTATCATCGAGTCCAACAATGATTCTCGACATTCTCGTCATCAAGGTTCTGAAGATGGACTTCATCGAAGACGAGAAAGTacaggaggagaagaagagacaaCGATGTACACGAGTGGAAGGTCCTCTGCTCGAAGAGCTTCTTCTGTAGTTAAAGGAACAACGGTAGCAGGAGTAGTTGGAGGCCAGGATAACAACAATATTGGCCAAGATGCTTCCTCATCCATTAGCAACGTTGTCTTCGTTGCTCCCACTGTGGTCTCAAATGCCAACAGGTTCGTTCGAACCACCTCATCGTCTCTCGTACGTGCAACCAGCGTGCCTACCACTCCTGGACCATCGACTTCAAACTCGTCCTCGCATTGGAACAACTCGAGCGAACAGGAGACCGATTACGTTGTCGATCCTGTTCAAGGGAAAGCATACTACAAGGGACAATTTCTTGGAAGA ggTGGCTTTGCTCGGGTCTACCTGATGACCGACGTCAGTGATGGAAATCAATACGCTTGCAAGATAATCCCGAAAAATCGGATGCAGAAAATCCACATGCAAAAG ATTGCACGCGAGATCATAATCCATAAAGAATTGAATCATGTGAACGTTGTACAGATGCATCATTACTTCGAGGACAACCTAAACGTATATATGCTGTTGGAAGCCTGTCCGCGAAAG AGCCTAATGCACGTATTGAAGTACCGTGGTAAAGTCACGGAGCCGGAAGCACGGTATTACATGAAACAAATGGTGACCGGTGTGGCGTATATCCACTCGCAGAAGGTCGTCCATCGCGATCTGAAGCCAGGCAACATGTTCCTTTCGGATCGCATGATCGTCAAAATTGGAGACTTTGGCTTGGCGACAAGACCCGATGGTCAACGTAGACGTGT GACCATATGTGGTACACCAAATTATATTGCACCGGAAGTTTTGTATAAACAAGCATACAGCTACGAGGCGGATGTTTGGGCATTGGGTTGCATCCTTTATGCATTGCTAGTCGGGCAGCCACCCTTCGACACGGCGACATTAAAGGAAACCTACGCGAGGatatgtaaaaatgattatcgCGAGGTCGACGACTCGATAGCAAGTCGGAGCGGTCAGAATCTCATAAACTGGTTGCTACAACCGGATCCAGAGTTGCGACCGTCCTCGGAAAGGGTGAAGGAGCACCCGTATCTCACGAAGGAATACATACCACCTTCTTTACCCCACACTTGTTGCTACCAAATGCCGCACGCAACGATACTCGAACCGGCTTCTTCGTCGCCTTCTTCGGTCTCAACTGCTTCCAGAAATCAGGAACTTGGAAAAGCTCAG GCTTGGCAAAGCTTAGACCATCCAGATATTTCTCCACGTTCTCAACAACGAGCAACAATGCCAAATACACAGCAACCAGCGCAAAATCAACAATTGCTTGAACGATCTCaaaagaatatacaaaaaGATTCGAAAGTATCCAATTGGTTGGTACGAAAATTACCAAAATTACCAAGATTCAAGCAACGACTTAGTAGCGTACTCTGTCCCGATCATAAGAAAACTAGTCTCCTTGCGCAAAGTGTTCAGATGCATCGTGCATTGGAGAGTTGTGTTTCCGAGATGAAACGTAACAATCTGCAACAGAATCCCCCAGGGGTCGAAGATATCGTGCCTCTTTTCGTTACTAAGTGGATAGACTACTCCAACAAATACGGCTTAGGTTTCCAACTCTCAGACAAATCCGTTGGTGTATTGTTCAATGACAACACGAAGATCAGTTATACTCATGACAGGAG AAGAGTCGAATACATGACGATCGACGACGAAGTGACGAGATATCACAGAGAAAGGGATATACCGGTGCCTTTACAGAAAAAGCTCGAGTTGCTCCATCACTTTACTCAATACATGGACGAATTTTTAACAGAAG GAGGTGAAATCAAGAAATATCGGACAACGGTGAAACAGTCGAAGAACGCGTACGTTCCACGTATGAGACGGTGGCTTAGAACAGACAAGGCGATCGTAATGGAATTAACGGTGCCATTACTCCAAGTAAACTTTTTCGTTGACCATACGAAAATAATAGTATCTCAGGAAACTGGCAAAGGATATCTCATCACCTACATCGACACCGGTAGACACGTTTCATCTTACTGGTTAAACGATCTTCGTGATTTCGGCTGTACTGCTGATCTCTATGAGCGACTTTATTACGTTTGCAAGGTGACTCGAGAATTTGCAGAGTTAGACAACAATACGATCGCCTGA
- the LOC122631859 gene encoding pleckstrin homology domain-containing family M member 1 gives MNSLLKSVKSLTNKRNILVRESLQKQLNTSVMEMQSAPGVAEEEAVGNCEEAMTLCSVLEAIFLHGLKDSLLNRVTEVLSGPDFDAMPQPSFWGPLLVFSHRQIIDQIQALTQVTTEVGYCRAWIRLALNEGLLASYLCSIRRDNSALKPYYDRSAFIRDADLIEIAQRLIESLDYISFELACNSSLLNFWSTTPLLLAGIWSPPMKSCPVFSAVDIAKTITAELRDNDNLEEVETASSLGSFNSSQSALNNIACISEDEALKIILKDKISNNHHTTKHRNGSPTHTSKQRNIEKANIQKVEETINEVMESVSASGTPTKNVEIMTTDISTTIIQDDHQDNSLQENNIVCTDNMSTTVGNSLFGRLGWSTSFEDCESSMTSSVISHGSGMDAPRTPGDGPTYDALIQSYHTAGNMMVLDLQEFLKKYPKKESIDEEIKSPTAVKIVINFDEQLGKLPREKGLDIQNYSCFNCGHAIGMAFSKAYVCSFSANYYCADCMAQGEYIIPSRMIHNWDLKRYTICQKAAEYLKDCSTLLDLKILNPKIYMAVDVMAQLQSLRIQLNLLRAYLFTCREPVIESLQRNVAPREYLYEHVHQYSVSDLLDIPNGTLAQQLQKVVEFARNHVINCWLCSQKGFICEVCNNPKVIYPFDMDSTYRCGSCNAVFHADCLNAYKPCPKCERRRKRMDLPLLDMGCTELPPEATLTSENNID, from the exons ATGAATTCTCTTCTAAAGTCCGTCAAATCCCttacaaacaaaagaaatatattagtGAGAGAGTCTCTGCAAAAGCAGTTAAATACAAGTGTGATGGAGATGCAGAGTGCACCAGGTGTcgcagaagaagaagcagtTGGAAATTGTGAAGAAGCAATGACATTATGCTCCGTATTGGAAGCTATATTTTTACATGGACTAAAGGATAGTCTTTTAAATAGAGTAACAGAAGTTCTTAGCGGCCCTGATTTCGATGCTATGCCTCAACCAAGTTTTTGGGGACCTTTACTAGTATTCTCTCATCGCCAAATTATTGATCAAATCCAAGCATTAACGCAAGTTACCACTGAAGTGGGTTACTGTAGAGCATGGATAAGACTAGCCTTAAACGAAGGTCTACTAGCGAGTTATTTGTGTTCCATAAGAAGGGATAATTCTGCTCTGAAACCATATTATGATCGTTCTGCCTTCATTAGAGATGccgatttaatagaaattgcTCAACGATTGATAGAAAGCTTGGATTACATAAGCTTTGAATTAGCTTGCAATAGTAGTCTTTTAAATTTTTGGTCAACTACTCCTCTGCTTTTAGCTGGTATATGGTCACCTCCCATGAAATCTTGTCCTGTGTTTAGTGCGGTGGATATAGCAAAAACAATAACTGCGGAATTAAGGGATAATGATAATCTTGAAGAAGTAGAAACTGCGAGTAGTTTAGGTTCCTTTAATTCCTCGCAATCTGCTTTAAATAATATAGCTTGTATTTCGGAAGATGaagcattaaaaattattttaaaagataaaatctcTAACAATCATCATACTACAAAGCATAGAAATGGAAGTCCTACACATACATCTAAACAAAGAAACATAGAGAAAGCAAATATacaaaaagtagaagaaactATAAATGAAGTTATGGAAAGTGTATCAGCTAGTGGGACACCCACAAAGAATGTAGAAATTATGACAACTGATATTAGCACTACAATCATTCAAGATGATCATCAAGATAATAGCcttcaagaaaataatattgtttgtaCCGATAATATGTCTACTACTGTAGGAAATTCATTATTTGGAAGACTAGGATGGTCAACTTCATTTGAAGATTGCGAATCTTCTATGACTTCATCTGTGATATCTCATGGTTCTGGAATGGATGCTCCTCGCACTCCAGGTGATGGACCGACCTATGATGCTCTTATTCAAAGCTATCATACTGCTGGCAATATGATGGTACTGGATCtacaagaatttttaaaaaaatatccaaaAAAAGAATCCATTGATGAAGAAATCAAATCCCCAACTGCTGTTAAg attgttataaattttgatGAGCAACTGGGAAAGTTGCCAAGAGAAAAAGGCCTtgatatacaaaattatagtTGTTTTAATTGTGGTCATGCTATCGGTATGGCATTTTCAAAGGCATATGTTTGTTCATTTTCTGCAAATTATTATTGTGCAGATTGTATGGCACAAGGAGAATATATAATACCATCACGTATGATTCATAATTGGGATTTAAAACGTTACACAATTTGTCAGAAAGCTGCAGAGTACCTGAAAGATTGTTCTACTTTAttggatttaaaaattttgaatccaaaaatatatatggcAGTAGATGTCATGGCACAACTACAATCTTTAAGGATacaattgaatttattaagaGCTTATTTGTTTACTTGCCGAGAACCTGTTATTGAATCTTTGCAAAGAAACGTTGCCCCcagagaatatttatatgaacaTGTTCATCAATATTCTGTTTCCGATCTTCTTGATATACCTAATGGTACTCTTGCTCAACAATTACAAAAAGTAGTTGAGTTTGCACGAAATCATGTGATAAATTGTTGGCTTTGTAGTCAAAAAGGATTTATTTGTGAAGTATGCAATAATCCTAAAGTCATCTATCCTTTTGATATGGATTCTACATATAGA tgTGGATCATGCAATGCCGTGTTTCATGCAGATTGCTTAAATGCATATAAACCATGTCCAAAGTGTGAACGTCGACGTAAACGAATGGATCTTCCTCTTTTAGACATGGGATGTACAGAATTACCGCCTGAAGCGACATTAACATCCGAGAATAATATTGACTAA